One stretch of bacterium DNA includes these proteins:
- a CDS encoding sodium:solute symporter family protein, translated as MIDVSLGWMDYSIMLIYVAAVLGIGQALRKYMKSSNDFFLSGRSIPAWVTGLAFISANLGALELVGMAASGAKYGMMTCHFYWIGAILAMTFLAVFMMPFYYGSKARSVPEYLNMRFDGRVRCLNSISFAVMTVFASGISMNALAKLLHSLLGWNYHVSLWVCSGVVLLYVLKGGLTSAIYTEVLQFFMIVLGFFPVVYLGLKDVGGWSALKEKLAGVAMNPASIGVGEKSFQPDAWTGAWSPMLRGAEASPMGVDLFAMVFGLGFVLAFGYWCTDFLVVQRAMAAKNMSAARRTPLIGAIPKMLIPALVILPGMIAAGLAFSGKDGYRLPPKMIAESAYEKILPVVKNAATSGLKGEAAVQQIAKASGVKMLPAKVDELLKVVPTLNDTELKSRVQNAVAENDYDGVILSLIKRYCPTGLLGLALTALLASFMSGMAGNVTAFNTVWTYDLYQAYIAPKRADAHYMWMGRAATVAGILISVLCAYFAAMYNNAMDVIQLVFGFVNAPLFATFLLGMFWKRTTATGAFLGLLLGTMTSMAFHAMTLATGNAPGVKGGYLFVVRSFPSEMAQNFWLASFAFLACLSFTVVISLATKRTKTDAELTGLVYSLTPRIQSANEPWHLRPGVIAVILLVACLGLNIIFF; from the coding sequence ATGATAGATGTTTCGCTTGGGTGGATGGATTACAGTATCATGTTGATTTACGTTGCGGCGGTGCTTGGCATTGGTCAGGCTCTTCGTAAATACATGAAATCGAGCAACGATTTCTTCCTGTCGGGCCGGTCCATTCCCGCCTGGGTAACTGGCTTGGCCTTTATCTCGGCCAACCTTGGTGCCCTGGAGTTGGTCGGCATGGCCGCCAGCGGTGCCAAGTACGGGATGATGACCTGCCACTTCTACTGGATTGGCGCCATCCTCGCCATGACCTTCCTGGCGGTGTTCATGATGCCGTTCTACTATGGGTCCAAGGCACGCTCGGTGCCTGAATACCTGAACATGCGGTTTGATGGCCGGGTTCGGTGCCTGAACTCCATCTCGTTCGCCGTGATGACTGTTTTTGCTTCAGGAATTTCGATGAATGCGCTGGCCAAATTGCTCCATTCACTGCTCGGGTGGAATTATCATGTGAGCCTGTGGGTTTGTTCTGGCGTGGTTTTGCTCTACGTCCTGAAAGGCGGCCTGACCTCGGCCATCTATACGGAGGTCCTTCAGTTCTTTATGATCGTGCTGGGCTTTTTCCCGGTGGTCTATCTGGGTCTCAAGGATGTGGGCGGGTGGAGTGCCTTGAAGGAAAAACTGGCTGGCGTTGCCATGAATCCGGCCTCGATTGGGGTTGGCGAGAAGAGCTTCCAGCCTGATGCCTGGACCGGAGCCTGGAGTCCGATGCTCCGGGGCGCCGAGGCCAGCCCGATGGGTGTGGATCTCTTTGCCATGGTGTTCGGGTTGGGTTTTGTGCTGGCGTTCGGATACTGGTGTACGGACTTCCTGGTGGTCCAGCGGGCCATGGCGGCCAAGAACATGAGTGCCGCCCGTCGCACCCCGCTGATCGGCGCCATTCCTAAGATGCTGATTCCTGCGCTGGTGATCCTTCCTGGTATGATTGCCGCGGGCCTGGCCTTCAGCGGCAAGGATGGCTACCGGCTGCCACCCAAGATGATTGCTGAATCCGCCTATGAAAAGATTCTGCCCGTGGTTAAGAATGCTGCCACCAGCGGGTTGAAGGGAGAGGCCGCCGTGCAGCAGATTGCCAAGGCTTCAGGGGTGAAGATGCTCCCGGCCAAAGTCGATGAACTCCTCAAGGTCGTTCCGACCCTGAACGATACCGAACTCAAGAGTCGCGTGCAGAATGCCGTGGCGGAAAATGATTATGACGGGGTTATCCTGTCGCTCATCAAGCGGTACTGTCCGACGGGGCTGTTGGGTTTGGCGCTGACGGCGCTGCTGGCGTCGTTCATGTCGGGTATGGCTGGAAACGTCACGGCCTTCAACACGGTCTGGACCTACGACCTCTATCAGGCCTATATCGCCCCAAAAAGGGCCGACGCCCACTATATGTGGATGGGGCGGGCCGCCACAGTGGCGGGTATCCTGATCAGTGTGCTTTGTGCTTACTTTGCCGCGATGTACAACAATGCCATGGACGTGATCCAGCTGGTGTTCGGCTTCGTCAATGCGCCGCTCTTCGCGACCTTCCTGCTGGGCATGTTCTGGAAGCGGACGACGGCCACAGGGGCCTTTCTGGGCCTGTTGTTGGGCACCATGACCTCAATGGCCTTCCATGCGATGACACTGGCTACGGGGAATGCCCCCGGAGTCAAAGGTGGTTACCTGTTTGTGGTCCGCTCCTTCCCGAGTGAGATGGCTCAGAACTTCTGGCTGGCCTCCTTCGCCTTCCTGGCCTGTCTCAGTTTTACCGTGGTGATCTCGTTGGCGACAAAGCGGACCAAGACGGATGCGGAACTGACCGGGCTGGTTTATTCGCTGACGCCGCGGATCCAGTCTGCGAATGAACCATGGCACCTGCGGCCCGGTGTGATTGCGGTGATCCTGCTGGTTGCCTGTCTTGGCCTCAACATCATCTTCTTCTAA
- a CDS encoding sugar-binding protein: protein MNHTLTLLAALLLTPLLWAANATHSTVDTQGKPLKTLVVANKAGLRWELSRTKDGWSLGGIYFHEKLVEQPATNGLLALRNLKSGEVRWMAASKEEKLDPQTARLSGQEAIDGVTFSYTVTVDLSADMPAARLTAAWSVDKDLNGWEVCLAYHDGFANDWRVQSYPWAGNSEKLAISPMRYCGVPGVLVYRPDQSLVALFAIDSNSDYLNPTTWTGKTDFHFANRSIAPQFRVGGGKLSAGIKYEMPLQLFLSDAGGFSGAITGIMQAWIKLNKYKVDDSLKVRTPQEAFDLALEGRRNMASWKPGIGYEHHKGTPFVYVGNNPFIAYYEYRQYEITGDKLWRDRAFEQIDFALKGQQPSGVFHTSWYFKRAVPEFCSLDWSHDGYKVDINVWMARYILQTWQRVKEKEGIDRQDWYKAAIASLEWVKSQQNPDGGLPQCVDIKTGKKSFSVVCGRALVGLPIIARITGDESYLKLCADMEKFLRSGVEGRFWYTGMHPDLPPGDFEQDSIYAVVEYWLDKHDRTGDKESLDHAVANAYYGLLYWCPKQLSWVKNPTQGAHSEQQHFNQYSVYSYGNRKIQCLDRLFKKTGNPLFEQLKNRVMQLNFSVQVAEGPYKGAMTEAITDPWLERKQGFEWRGNPYTSEMVSDLMLQLIEMGYVNSTRPSSAAERPRLELPERKIVVDADPADWKGVPATVVQGERHLWFGQGMTRENWKGNSDLSYSWRAAWHGDKLYFLFEVNDDKVLEPTQPSSFLNDSVEMYLDWGDRGGQRVKVMDGRPDWFSKCDPKEMLGHELHFLPTTPPRVYLDHRDKFATDKPHSDEFAKQWAGEAAVRKTATGYIMEIGFALPGVGFKPGKVMGLEVGVNDDDGQGRKSIMIWPATKSDFWLIMDEYGKIILTSGDRK, encoded by the coding sequence ATGAACCATACACTGACACTCCTCGCCGCCCTGCTGTTGACTCCGCTGCTCTGGGCCGCCAACGCGACCCATTCGACGGTAGACACCCAGGGCAAGCCTCTGAAAACACTGGTGGTGGCTAATAAGGCAGGCCTGCGTTGGGAACTGTCGCGAACGAAGGATGGCTGGTCTCTGGGCGGGATTTATTTCCACGAGAAACTGGTGGAACAGCCAGCAACGAATGGCCTCTTGGCCTTGCGCAACCTGAAGAGCGGCGAAGTGCGTTGGATGGCGGCATCGAAGGAAGAGAAGCTTGATCCGCAAACAGCACGTTTGTCAGGTCAGGAAGCCATCGATGGCGTGACATTCAGTTACACCGTGACGGTAGATCTCAGCGCAGATATGCCGGCGGCGCGTCTGACGGCGGCTTGGTCGGTCGACAAGGATCTCAATGGCTGGGAAGTCTGCTTGGCCTATCATGATGGCTTTGCCAATGACTGGCGTGTTCAGAGTTATCCGTGGGCCGGGAATAGCGAAAAGCTCGCCATCTCCCCGATGCGCTACTGCGGCGTTCCGGGGGTGCTGGTGTACCGGCCCGATCAGTCGCTGGTCGCCCTGTTCGCTATCGACAGCAATTCGGATTATCTGAACCCGACTACTTGGACTGGGAAAACGGATTTCCATTTCGCCAACCGCTCGATCGCGCCGCAATTCCGCGTGGGTGGAGGTAAACTGTCCGCCGGGATAAAGTATGAAATGCCGTTACAACTGTTCCTGAGTGATGCGGGTGGATTTTCTGGCGCCATCACAGGGATCATGCAGGCCTGGATCAAGCTCAACAAATACAAGGTGGACGATTCACTGAAGGTGCGCACGCCGCAGGAGGCATTTGATCTCGCCCTTGAAGGCCGGCGAAACATGGCGAGTTGGAAGCCGGGCATTGGTTATGAGCATCACAAGGGAACACCGTTTGTTTATGTCGGCAACAATCCGTTCATTGCCTACTACGAGTATCGCCAGTATGAGATCACCGGCGACAAACTGTGGCGGGACCGCGCCTTCGAGCAGATCGACTTTGCCCTCAAGGGGCAGCAGCCGAGTGGCGTGTTCCATACGAGCTGGTATTTCAAGCGGGCGGTTCCGGAGTTCTGCAGTCTGGACTGGAGCCATGACGGCTACAAGGTGGACATCAACGTCTGGATGGCGCGCTACATTTTGCAGACCTGGCAGCGGGTGAAGGAAAAGGAAGGAATTGACCGCCAGGACTGGTATAAGGCCGCCATCGCCTCGCTCGAATGGGTGAAGTCCCAGCAGAATCCGGATGGCGGATTACCACAGTGCGTCGACATCAAGACCGGCAAAAAGTCCTTCTCCGTAGTCTGTGGCCGGGCATTGGTAGGATTGCCAATCATTGCAAGGATCACCGGGGATGAAAGCTATCTGAAATTATGCGCCGACATGGAGAAATTTCTGCGCAGCGGTGTTGAAGGCCGTTTCTGGTATACCGGAATGCATCCGGATCTGCCGCCCGGCGATTTCGAGCAGGATAGCATCTATGCTGTTGTGGAGTACTGGCTGGACAAGCACGACCGGACGGGGGACAAGGAAAGCCTCGACCATGCCGTGGCCAATGCTTATTACGGCTTGCTTTACTGGTGCCCGAAACAGCTCAGTTGGGTTAAGAATCCCACACAAGGCGCTCACAGCGAACAGCAGCACTTCAACCAGTACTCTGTTTATAGCTACGGTAATCGCAAGATTCAATGCCTGGATCGGTTGTTCAAGAAAACCGGCAATCCGCTGTTTGAACAGCTTAAGAATCGGGTGATGCAACTCAATTTCTCCGTCCAGGTCGCCGAGGGTCCGTACAAGGGGGCCATGACCGAGGCCATTACCGATCCTTGGCTGGAACGCAAGCAGGGATTTGAATGGCGGGGGAATCCCTATACCAGTGAGATGGTTTCTGATTTGATGCTACAACTCATTGAAATGGGGTATGTCAATTCCACGCGACCTAGTTCGGCTGCAGAGCGGCCACGCCTCGAACTCCCGGAACGCAAAATCGTCGTCGACGCCGATCCGGCCGATTGGAAGGGAGTCCCGGCCACCGTCGTCCAGGGCGAGAGGCATCTCTGGTTCGGCCAGGGAATGACGCGGGAAAATTGGAAAGGGAACAGCGACTTGAGCTACTCGTGGCGCGCGGCCTGGCACGGTGACAAGCTCTATTTCCTCTTTGAGGTCAACGACGACAAGGTGCTAGAACCGACCCAGCCTTCTTCGTTTCTCAATGACAGCGTCGAGATGTACCTGGACTGGGGAGACCGCGGCGGGCAGCGGGTCAAGGTCATGGATGGCCGTCCCGATTGGTTTTCGAAATGCGACCCCAAGGAGATGCTGGGCCACGAGTTGCACTTCCTGCCCACAACGCCGCCACGGGTCTATCTCGATCACCGCGACAAATTTGCCACCGATAAGCCCCACAGCGACGAATTCGCCAAGCAATGGGCGGGCGAAGCAGCAGTCAGGAAGACGGCCACCGGGTACATCATGGAGATCGGTTTCGCTCTGCCCGGCGTGGGCTTTAAGCCCGGCAAGGTGATGGGGCTGGAGGTCGGTGTGAACGACGACGACGGCCAGGGGCGGAAGAGCATCATGATCTGGCCTGCGACCAAGAGCGATTTCTGGTTGATCATGGACGAGTACGGCAAAATTATTCTAACCTCAGGAGATCGCAAGTGA
- a CDS encoding right-handed parallel beta-helix repeat-containing protein, translated as MNEFVKPFLLSSFLASSIFVVSQWGLNLSVMAAESSNDRYLAKDKLVPSPGSTTYLIDPARGNDTNAPGKPWKTFGKLNAMHLAAGDKVVISPGVQDETFKPSGEGTAEKPIIVQFLPGVHTIAIKNVIRLPMFVSNSQDSTDPKPIGILIQNVKHLRMEGGGVEGPGKTMILYDGRMVQIFNDHSEDITFTGLVFDLKRPTVSEFRVLEAGPSHAVIQVAEQSDYLIKDGKFTWAGDWGPGKFCQEAVPAEGRAWRRGAPFGWSSTGQTEATATDLGGRKVRLEYTTGAPGLTAAHHYHFRDTRRVMVGIHNACSARITFRDCDVYALTGMGFVSQFTDTITYQRVNVAPPKDTIRTCPAWADIFQFSNCKGDILVDSCRLSGMQDDAVNCHGTYLRIVEKVGANQLLVRFVHPQTYGFAPFVPGDEIAVMSPVTMREYPGNPRPRVTAVERKSDKDWLIGLDGPMPRFEPNDVLDNLTWNPNITARNNHVSMDPVRGFLFGTRGKIVVEGNTFGSCAMAGILVEGDASSWMESSPVRDLLIQKNRFVGCGIKIQANIKVKKSDAPVHENIRILDNSFEGGGPITAECVKGLVVRGNTSGTSALKVSTDPSCSGVKVENN; from the coding sequence ATGAATGAGTTCGTCAAACCATTCTTGCTCTCATCTTTTCTCGCATCCAGCATCTTCGTGGTTTCGCAATGGGGTCTGAATCTGTCCGTTATGGCAGCCGAGTCATCCAATGATCGCTATCTGGCGAAGGACAAGCTAGTCCCGTCGCCTGGCAGCACGACTTATCTCATAGATCCAGCGCGGGGCAATGACACCAATGCGCCGGGTAAGCCGTGGAAAACCTTCGGGAAACTGAACGCGATGCACCTGGCCGCAGGGGATAAAGTGGTGATTTCTCCGGGTGTCCAGGACGAGACCTTCAAGCCATCTGGCGAGGGGACTGCCGAGAAGCCGATCATCGTTCAGTTTCTGCCCGGGGTTCACACCATTGCGATTAAAAACGTGATTCGGTTGCCGATGTTTGTGTCCAATTCACAGGATTCCACCGATCCAAAACCAATTGGGATTTTGATTCAAAACGTTAAGCACTTAAGGATGGAAGGGGGCGGCGTTGAGGGGCCGGGCAAAACGATGATCCTCTACGACGGGCGCATGGTGCAAATTTTTAACGACCACTCCGAGGACATCACGTTTACCGGCCTGGTGTTTGATTTGAAGCGCCCGACAGTTTCGGAGTTTCGCGTGCTCGAAGCCGGCCCTAGCCATGCCGTGATCCAAGTGGCCGAGCAATCCGATTACCTCATCAAAGACGGTAAATTTACCTGGGCCGGCGACTGGGGCCCCGGGAAATTCTGCCAGGAGGCGGTTCCCGCCGAAGGACGGGCTTGGCGGCGAGGCGCTCCCTTCGGGTGGAGCTCGACCGGGCAAACCGAGGCCACGGCGACCGACTTGGGCGGGCGCAAGGTCCGCCTTGAATACACAACCGGGGCACCCGGTTTGACCGCCGCCCACCACTATCACTTCCGCGATACACGGCGTGTGATGGTGGGCATTCATAATGCCTGCTCTGCCCGGATCACTTTTCGCGACTGCGATGTTTACGCATTGACCGGCATGGGCTTTGTCAGCCAGTTCACCGACACGATTACCTACCAGCGGGTCAATGTCGCGCCTCCCAAAGACACGATTCGCACCTGCCCGGCCTGGGCCGACATCTTTCAGTTCTCCAACTGCAAGGGTGACATCCTCGTCGATTCCTGCCGGCTCTCCGGCATGCAGGATGATGCGGTCAACTGCCACGGAACGTATCTGCGGATCGTTGAAAAAGTCGGGGCCAACCAACTGCTGGTGCGCTTTGTCCACCCGCAAACCTACGGTTTTGCGCCCTTTGTCCCCGGCGATGAGATCGCGGTCATGAGCCCGGTCACCATGCGCGAGTATCCAGGGAACCCCCGCCCACGCGTCACCGCCGTGGAACGGAAATCCGATAAAGATTGGCTGATCGGCCTCGATGGACCGATGCCGCGCTTCGAGCCGAACGATGTGCTGGATAACCTCACGTGGAACCCGAACATCACCGCCCGCAACAACCACGTGAGCATGGACCCGGTGCGCGGGTTTCTCTTCGGCACGCGAGGCAAAATCGTGGTGGAAGGAAACACGTTCGGAAGCTGCGCGATGGCGGGAATCCTGGTGGAGGGCGACGCGTCGAGCTGGATGGAATCCAGCCCGGTGCGCGATCTGTTGATTCAGAAAAATCGCTTCGTGGGATGCGGTATCAAGATTCAGGCCAATATCAAAGTCAAAAAGTCCGACGCGCCCGTGCATGAGAACATCCGGATTTTGGATAATTCATTTGAGGGGGGCGGCCCCATCACTGCTGAGTGCGTGAAAGGGTTGGTGGTGCGGGGAAATACCTCCGGCACGAGTGCATTGAAGGTTTCAACTGATCCTTCCTGCTCCGGGGTGAAAGTAGAAAATAATTAA
- a CDS encoding sialate O-acetylesterase → MNLSPIKKISAHIGFTLAAFFLALVPVHADVRLPSVLDDHMVLQQNCMVTLWGWAFEGEVVVIETSWGVKTQAVANAQGEWRVQVKTPAARPIDQGLHPEDITFTAAQANRVQIKDVLIGEVWLCSGQSNMTMMLGPDYPKGNNSWFGEKYWKAESGHSDRPALRVFNVEKIGRAVPRDDCKGLLLDHTILPKDARGLMPDVRTGWQRSTPETAPYFSAIAYYFAVRLQEQLNVPVGLVTSAYGGSKIQAWISQEALQQLPAYAKTTPKVNRLGANALFNGMIAPLTPMTFRGVLWYQGESNVGDSVTDYATLLKTLIADWRGRFGQNLPFGIVQLANYGNPWSDTKAALVREAQAEVVAEGPNTGMAVAIDLGTDCIHPPDKRDVANRLALWARATIYGETNLVYLSPRYQSHKVTGASIRVRLATGGAALMSAKLNAAGETVPTPQEPLRGFQIAGADEKWVAAEAVIDGDDVVVSSGVVSSPLSVRYAWATNPQGCNLYNTAGLPAAPFGIDAKMKHQ, encoded by the coding sequence ATGAACCTCTCACCGATTAAAAAGATTTCCGCTCACATCGGATTCACATTAGCCGCCTTTTTCCTGGCACTCGTGCCGGTTCATGCGGATGTGCGGCTGCCGTCCGTCTTGGACGACCACATGGTTCTGCAGCAGAATTGCATGGTCACGCTCTGGGGCTGGGCTTTCGAGGGGGAAGTCGTGGTCATCGAGACCTCTTGGGGCGTGAAGACGCAGGCCGTCGCCAATGCGCAGGGCGAGTGGCGGGTTCAGGTGAAGACACCCGCCGCCCGGCCAATCGATCAAGGCCTTCATCCCGAAGACATCACATTTACCGCGGCCCAGGCGAACCGGGTTCAGATCAAGGATGTCCTCATCGGTGAGGTCTGGCTGTGTTCCGGTCAATCGAACATGACGATGATGCTGGGGCCCGATTATCCAAAGGGAAACAATAGCTGGTTCGGGGAGAAGTATTGGAAGGCGGAATCGGGCCACTCGGATCGTCCCGCCCTCCGCGTTTTCAATGTCGAAAAAATCGGGCGCGCCGTGCCGCGCGACGATTGCAAGGGCCTGCTTCTGGATCACACGATTCTCCCCAAAGATGCCCGGGGGCTTATGCCTGATGTCCGCACCGGCTGGCAACGTTCCACCCCCGAAACCGCGCCATATTTCAGCGCGATCGCCTATTATTTTGCCGTCCGGCTCCAGGAACAGTTGAATGTTCCCGTGGGACTGGTCACCAGCGCTTATGGCGGTTCTAAGATCCAGGCGTGGATTAGCCAGGAAGCGCTCCAGCAACTGCCCGCTTATGCCAAAACCACCCCCAAAGTGAATCGCCTGGGCGCCAACGCTTTGTTCAACGGCATGATCGCGCCGCTGACCCCGATGACCTTTCGCGGAGTGCTTTGGTATCAGGGCGAATCCAATGTCGGGGATTCCGTCACCGACTACGCCACGCTGCTCAAAACCCTCATTGCGGACTGGCGAGGGCGTTTTGGACAGAACCTTCCCTTCGGAATTGTCCAGCTCGCCAATTACGGTAATCCCTGGAGCGATACCAAGGCGGCGCTGGTGCGCGAAGCGCAGGCAGAGGTGGTGGCGGAAGGGCCAAACACGGGAATGGCGGTGGCGATTGATTTGGGCACGGATTGCATTCACCCGCCGGACAAACGGGATGTGGCCAACCGTCTGGCCCTCTGGGCCCGGGCAACCATCTACGGGGAAACCAATCTGGTTTATCTGTCGCCGCGTTATCAATCGCATAAGGTGACAGGTGCCAGCATCCGGGTTCGGCTGGCTACGGGCGGGGCCGCATTGATGTCAGCCAAACTGAATGCGGCTGGCGAGACCGTTCCAACGCCCCAGGAGCCGCTCCGGGGATTTCAAATCGCCGGTGCCGATGAAAAATGGGTCGCTGCGGAGGCGGTGATTGACGGCGATGACGTGGTGGTCTCCTCGGGCGTCGTTTCCTCGCCCCTGTCGGTACGCTATGCCTGGGCGACGAATCCCCAGGGCTGCAATCTCTACAACACAGCCGGCTTGCCGGCGGCACCTTTCGGAATAGATGCCAAAATGAAACATCAATGA
- a CDS encoding alpha/beta hydrolase: protein MKKLLILCSWLLVATHAFAGERVALWPEGKIPDFQTQQIAATTQEVKTPGFKTAEHAMPYLDWYEAPAEKNGGCMLLISGGGYQSCCDGMWIDRVAKKFTELGFVCVSLTYRTPRPQGLPIYQSAWEDGQRAVRLVRKDAKKRGFDPEKIGAFGFSAGSHLTVLLATSALTPAYGPIDDLDTLPCHVNWAVPVYTAYALTDGLTGPNTREGDAIDVKLSDVFKFDAKTCPMALFHGGVDIYSPNGSTQIYRQLRRMKIPAEIHLFADRPHGFMGDPGKGEDGTAYDHWFDRVAEYLRQMNFDGRLGQEVDLMARYPNDDARGETRKEPVWPEGKMPDAQTNQCLPYLEWHMPKELKTKAIQIIYSGGGYGGNDPDGFEVAPARRYLNEKGMTVVTMKYRTPRPLGGLAKHTTAWQDLQRAIRIVRSEAAVKGLDPDRIGIMGSSAGGHLTLMGATSSKRRSYGPIDDLDKLSCNVQWAVAIYPAYALTDGAEAPNAKGGNENDARLVPEFSFDLATCPILFIHGDADNWAAMNSVKCWEQLRQMGIQSDLHTLAGRRHCFQGKAAPGTGSYTWMDRIWEFMNHNGVFQRNLVSRSDPNGAKLRGGACLSNFLECGGLTPLSCDRLDGRRVSRPGSIDF from the coding sequence ATGAAAAAACTGTTAATTCTTTGTTCTTGGTTGCTGGTCGCCACTCATGCGTTCGCCGGGGAGCGGGTTGCGTTGTGGCCGGAAGGAAAGATTCCGGATTTCCAGACGCAACAGATCGCGGCGACTACCCAGGAGGTGAAAACGCCGGGATTCAAGACGGCGGAACATGCGATGCCGTATCTCGACTGGTACGAGGCGCCTGCGGAGAAAAACGGCGGATGCATGTTGCTCATTTCCGGTGGCGGTTATCAGAGTTGCTGCGACGGGATGTGGATTGACAGGGTCGCGAAGAAGTTCACCGAGCTCGGGTTCGTTTGCGTGAGCCTCACTTACCGTACGCCGCGTCCTCAAGGGTTGCCGATCTACCAGAGCGCGTGGGAGGACGGGCAACGCGCCGTGCGTCTCGTCCGCAAGGATGCGAAGAAGCGCGGCTTCGACCCGGAGAAGATCGGCGCGTTCGGGTTCTCCGCGGGTTCGCACCTGACGGTCCTGCTCGCAACGAGCGCGCTCACACCGGCGTACGGGCCGATCGACGACCTTGACACGCTTCCGTGCCACGTCAACTGGGCGGTGCCGGTCTACACCGCCTACGCGCTTACGGACGGACTCACCGGTCCTAACACGCGCGAGGGCGACGCGATCGACGTAAAGCTCTCGGACGTGTTCAAGTTCGACGCGAAGACGTGTCCGATGGCGCTCTTTCACGGCGGGGTGGATATCTATTCGCCGAATGGCTCCACGCAGATCTACCGCCAGCTCCGCAGGATGAAAATCCCGGCAGAGATCCATCTCTTCGCAGACCGTCCCCACGGTTTCATGGGCGACCCGGGCAAGGGCGAGGATGGCACCGCCTACGACCACTGGTTCGACCGTGTCGCCGAGTACCTCCGCCAGATGAATTTCGACGGGCGTCTTGGCCAGGAAGTGGATCTGATGGCCCGTTATCCGAACGACGATGCGCGCGGCGAAACCCGCAAGGAGCCGGTCTGGCCGGAAGGCAAGATGCCGGATGCGCAGACGAACCAGTGCCTGCCCTATCTCGAGTGGCACATGCCGAAGGAACTCAAGACGAAGGCGATCCAGATCATCTACTCGGGCGGCGGCTACGGGGGCAACGACCCGGACGGGTTCGAAGTCGCGCCGGCGCGGCGTTACCTGAACGAAAAGGGCATGACGGTCGTGACGATGAAATACCGCACGCCGCGTCCGCTGGGCGGGCTGGCCAAGCACACGACGGCGTGGCAGGATCTGCAGCGTGCCATCCGAATCGTCCGCAGCGAGGCCGCGGTGAAGGGACTCGACCCCGACCGCATCGGCATCATGGGTTCCTCGGCCGGCGGACACCTGACGCTCATGGGCGCGACCAGCTCGAAGCGCCGTTCCTATGGGCCTATCGACGACCTCGACAAGCTTTCCTGCAATGTGCAGTGGGCGGTCGCGATCTATCCGGCGTACGCGCTCACGGACGGCGCGGAAGCCCCGAATGCGAAGGGCGGCAACGAGAACGACGCGAGGCTCGTCCCGGAGTTCTCGTTCGACCTCGCGACGTGTCCGATCCTGTTCATCCACGGCGATGCGGACAATTGGGCGGCGATGAATTCAGTGAAATGCTGGGAGCAGCTTCGCCAGATGGGGATACAGTCCGATCTCCACACGCTCGCCGGACGCAGGCACTGCTTTCAGGGGAAGGCCGCCCCGGGCACGGGCAGTTATACATGGATGGATCGCATTTGGGAATTTATGAACCACAATGGGGTTTTTCAGCGGAATCTAGTTTCAAGGTCTGACCCGAATGGCGCTAAGTTAAGGGGTGGAGCCTGTCTGTCAAACTTTTTGGAGTGCGGCGGCTTGACGCCGCTTTCATGCGACCGGCTTGACGGGCGCAGGGTTTCTAGACCGGGCTCTATTGACTTTTAG
- a CDS encoding hydroxyacid dehydrogenase: MKNITTAFFNNGASFVKGDVIDYVYARGRRSQIAAMSDLYPVVISSENFKDHADKLAGVEAIFSTWGMPALESADLDRLPALRVVFYAAGTVKGFASPFLQRRVTVCSSWSANAVSVAEFCLGQVLLACKGYFQNTRDCRTPARNRQDVAFHGRGMYGEKIAIIGAGQIGRRLIELLRPFRLKILVVDPYLSETEADDLHVQKVTLEEAFREAYVVSNHLPNLPTLQKVLDGKLFDSMRPGATFINTGRGAQVNEPELVAVLRRRPDLMALLDVTDPEPAPAGSAFYELLNVQISSHLAGAHHDEVVRMADYMIEEFRRWQEGEPLRYSVSLDMLDRMA; encoded by the coding sequence ATGAAAAATATAACTACGGCGTTCTTCAATAACGGTGCCTCGTTTGTCAAAGGTGATGTGATTGACTATGTCTATGCGCGGGGCCGCCGGAGCCAGATAGCCGCGATGTCGGACTTGTATCCGGTGGTCATTTCCAGCGAAAACTTCAAGGATCACGCCGATAAACTGGCCGGGGTGGAGGCGATTTTCTCCACCTGGGGGATGCCGGCTCTGGAATCCGCAGACCTCGACCGTCTGCCTGCCTTGCGCGTGGTGTTCTATGCGGCGGGCACGGTCAAGGGGTTCGCAAGCCCGTTCCTGCAGCGGCGGGTGACGGTGTGCAGTTCATGGAGTGCTAACGCGGTCTCCGTCGCCGAGTTCTGTCTGGGGCAGGTGCTTCTGGCGTGCAAGGGATACTTCCAGAACACGCGTGATTGCCGGACGCCTGCGCGGAACCGCCAGGATGTGGCGTTTCATGGGCGGGGCATGTATGGCGAGAAAATTGCGATCATCGGCGCCGGGCAGATCGGACGCCGCCTGATTGAATTACTCCGGCCATTCCGCCTGAAGATCCTGGTGGTGGATCCTTATCTCTCCGAGACCGAGGCGGATGACCTGCATGTGCAGAAGGTCACGCTGGAGGAGGCCTTCCGCGAGGCCTATGTGGTCAGCAATCACCTGCCCAATCTTCCGACGCTCCAGAAGGTGCTGGACGGGAAACTCTTCGACTCCATGCGGCCCGGGGCGACGTTTATCAATACGGGCCGGGGCGCCCAGGTGAACGAGCCGGAACTTGTGGCGGTATTACGGCGGCGTCCGGATTTGATGGCCCTGCTGGATGTCACCGATCCCGAGCCCGCCCCGGCGGGCAGCGCGTTCTACGAGTTGCTGAATGTCCAGATCTCCAGTCATCTCGCCGGTGCGCACCACGACGAGGTGGTTCGCATGGCCGACTACATGATCGAGGAATTCCGCCGCTGGCAGGAGGGTGAGCCCCTCCGTTACTCCGTGAGCCTCGACATGCTCGACCGCATGGCGTGA